Proteins encoded by one window of uncultured Bacteroides sp.:
- a CDS encoding TIM-barrel domain-containing protein codes for MNKCKSEWIIAFFILLFPATKVFSQLHVNGGSPYLMNQAKDVSTDFGDFTNIFFFADKLSAFDPVSASGKIEWKRKTLYTRQAFNTNTVLPQDLQMLDFPETAYNNNPELRFSIDFVTPRTLRIRMLTTPVEPKSNESLMLVRNPGKDNSWKYYSVKGGHLYKSAYGSILIEENPWRIVLIDASGKRLTDTWRWKDNDSTQVKSLPFNFIKRGSDNSRSINPVFTLSPGEKIVGCGESFTSLNKVGQKVNLFVTDPQGPETDQMYKPIPFFMSSRGYGMFMHTSAPVTCDFGSTYTGINKLFMADEALDLFVFFGNPKDILNEYTELTGKSPLPPLWSFGTWMSRITYFNEKEGYDVAKNLRKYRIPADVIHFDTGWFETDWQCDYVFAPSRFNNPQKMVKDLLSDGFHISLWQLTYFTPKNKYFKEIIDKGLNVKNANGEMPYEDAVLDFSNPQTVAWYQDKLAGLLKMGVGAIKVDFGEAAPLNGFYASGKGGLYEHNIYPLRYNKAVAEVTDREHGEHIIWARSAWAGSQRYPIHWGGDAANTDIGMQGTLRGGLSLGLSGFSFWSHDIGGFVQKSPEELYRRWLPFGFLTSHSRAHGAPPKEPWLYNESFTKAFRESAEMKYKLMPYVYAQAKNCTEKGLPMVRALFVEFPDDPGAWLVEDQYMFGNDIMVAPMMEEDTQRNVYLPVGKWIDYQSGKVYQSGWNKIPAGHIPAVILVRNGAVIPHIALAQSTDKMDWSKLDMVVYSAGTKQAKGLLCLPSDNQLKEIILTGEGNKWIVKDNPLQGKTNLKVIISDIK; via the coding sequence ATGAATAAATGCAAATCGGAATGGATTATTGCTTTTTTTATTTTGCTTTTTCCTGCAACAAAGGTGTTCTCTCAGCTTCATGTTAATGGAGGCTCTCCTTATTTGATGAATCAGGCGAAGGATGTAAGTACTGATTTTGGAGATTTTACGAATATATTCTTTTTTGCCGATAAACTGTCGGCCTTTGATCCTGTCTCAGCAAGTGGAAAGATAGAATGGAAGCGTAAAACATTGTATACTCGCCAGGCGTTTAATACAAACACCGTATTGCCTCAAGACCTTCAGATGCTTGACTTTCCCGAAACTGCTTACAATAATAATCCGGAACTCAGATTCTCAATAGACTTTGTAACTCCCCGTACTTTGAGAATTCGTATGCTTACCACGCCTGTGGAACCTAAAAGTAATGAGTCTTTGATGTTGGTGAGGAACCCTGGAAAAGATAATTCATGGAAATATTATTCAGTAAAAGGTGGACATCTTTATAAGAGTGCTTACGGCTCTATTCTGATTGAAGAGAATCCGTGGCGTATTGTTTTAATTGATGCTTCAGGAAAACGTCTAACTGATACATGGCGATGGAAAGATAATGATTCTACCCAAGTGAAGAGCCTTCCTTTTAATTTTATTAAGCGAGGCAGTGATAACTCACGTAGCATAAATCCGGTGTTTACACTTTCACCCGGAGAAAAGATTGTAGGTTGTGGCGAGTCGTTTACTTCTCTTAATAAAGTGGGACAGAAGGTGAATCTTTTTGTTACTGATCCGCAAGGTCCTGAAACAGATCAGATGTATAAACCGATTCCTTTCTTTATGAGCAGCCGTGGTTACGGAATGTTTATGCATACTTCAGCGCCGGTGACCTGTGATTTCGGATCTACCTACACAGGCATTAATAAACTTTTTATGGCTGATGAAGCTTTAGATCTTTTTGTTTTCTTCGGTAATCCGAAAGATATTCTTAATGAATATACAGAATTGACAGGTAAGTCGCCTTTGCCTCCGTTATGGAGTTTTGGAACCTGGATGAGCCGTATTACCTACTTTAACGAAAAAGAAGGATATGATGTGGCAAAGAATCTTAGAAAATACAGAATCCCCGCCGATGTGATTCATTTTGATACCGGATGGTTTGAAACAGACTGGCAATGTGATTATGTATTTGCACCCAGTCGTTTCAATAATCCTCAAAAGATGGTGAAAGATCTTCTGTCTGATGGCTTTCACATATCACTGTGGCAGCTGACTTACTTCACACCTAAAAATAAATATTTCAAGGAAATAATTGATAAAGGTTTAAATGTAAAGAATGCAAATGGTGAAATGCCGTATGAAGATGCGGTGCTCGACTTCTCCAACCCACAGACTGTCGCCTGGTATCAAGATAAGTTAGCAGGATTACTGAAGATGGGTGTTGGTGCGATAAAAGTGGATTTTGGAGAAGCGGCACCGCTTAATGGTTTTTATGCTTCGGGTAAGGGTGGTCTTTACGAACATAATATCTATCCGTTGCGTTACAATAAAGCTGTAGCCGAGGTTACTGACAGAGAGCATGGTGAACATATAATCTGGGCGCGAAGTGCATGGGCAGGTTCACAACGTTATCCAATTCATTGGGGTGGTGATGCTGCGAATACAGATATTGGTATGCAAGGTACTCTTCGCGGAGGATTGTCATTGGGACTAAGTGGTTTCTCTTTCTGGAGTCATGATATAGGAGGATTTGTTCAGAAGTCGCCGGAAGAGCTCTACCGTCGTTGGCTTCCTTTTGGTTTCCTTACTTCTCACAGTCGTGCTCATGGTGCACCTCCAAAAGAACCTTGGCTGTATAATGAATCGTTTACCAAAGCTTTTCGTGAGTCGGCCGAAATGAAATATAAACTAATGCCGTATGTCTACGCTCAGGCAAAGAACTGTACAGAGAAAGGTTTGCCAATGGTTCGCGCGCTATTTGTGGAATTTCCTGATGATCCGGGTGCATGGCTGGTGGAAGATCAGTATATGTTTGGCAATGATATAATGGTAGCCCCGATGATGGAAGAAGATACACAGCGAAATGTTTATCTGCCTGTTGGCAAATGGATTGACTATCAATCCGGGAAAGTATATCAAAGCGGATGGAACAAAATACCTGCCGGTCATATTCCTGCAGTAATTCTGGTGCGTAACGGAGCGGTAATACCACATATAGCTCTGGCACAATCTACCGATAAAATGGATTGGTCAAAACTGGATATGGTTGTTTATTCTGCCGGAACAAAACAAGCAAAAGGACTTCTTTGTCTCCCTTCCGATAATCAGCTTAAGGAGATTATACTTACGGGTGAAGGAAATAAATGGATTGTAAAAGACAATCCTTTGCAAGGCAAAACAAATTTGAAAGTGATAATTAGTGATATAAAGTAG
- the aroC gene encoding chorismate synthase: protein MFNSFGNIFRLSSFGESHGKGIGGVIDGFPSGIKIDLDFVQKELDRRRPGQSNITTGRDESDKVEFLSGIFQGKSTGAPIGFIVWNKDQHSKDYENIKNIFRPSHADYTYQLKYGIRDYRGGGRSSARETISRCVAGALAKIALHQIGISITAYTSQVGYIRLEDDYTKYDFSKIEETPARCPDLEKANEMVEYISKIKEEGDTIGGVVTCVIKGCPIGIGQPVFGKLHAALGNAMLSINAAKAFEYGDGFKGLKQKGSEQNDVFYNHDGVIETRTNHSGGVQGGISNGEDIFFRVAFKPVATILMEQHTVNLDGVDTTMKAKGRHDPCVLPRAVPIVEAMAAMTILDYYLVDKTTQL from the coding sequence ATGTTCAACTCATTCGGCAACATTTTCAGATTAAGCAGCTTCGGCGAATCACATGGAAAGGGTATCGGTGGAGTTATAGACGGATTTCCGTCAGGTATAAAGATTGATTTGGACTTTGTTCAAAAGGAACTAGACAGACGCAGACCAGGTCAATCAAATATCACAACTGGCCGTGATGAATCAGATAAGGTGGAATTCCTGTCTGGTATTTTTCAAGGTAAGTCTACGGGAGCTCCTATTGGCTTTATTGTTTGGAACAAAGACCAGCATTCCAAAGATTATGAAAACATTAAAAACATATTCCGTCCGTCTCATGCGGACTATACTTATCAGCTTAAATATGGCATCCGTGATTACCGTGGTGGCGGACGTTCTTCTGCCCGTGAAACTATATCACGCTGTGTAGCCGGTGCATTGGCAAAGATAGCTTTGCATCAAATTGGGATAAGCATTACAGCTTACACTTCACAAGTGGGATACATCCGTCTGGAAGATGATTATACTAAATATGACTTCTCAAAAATTGAGGAAACACCTGCACGATGCCCTGACTTAGAAAAGGCTAATGAGATGGTAGAATATATTTCCAAAATTAAAGAAGAAGGTGATACTATAGGTGGAGTAGTAACCTGTGTAATAAAAGGATGCCCCATTGGCATTGGACAGCCTGTATTTGGAAAGCTTCATGCCGCTCTTGGGAATGCAATGTTAAGTATTAATGCTGCCAAAGCATTTGAGTACGGCGATGGATTCAAAGGTCTGAAACAAAAAGGATCAGAACAAAACGATGTATTCTATAATCACGATGGCGTAATTGAAACCAGAACAAATCATTCGGGCGGTGTTCAAGGAGGAATCAGCAACGGAGAAGATATTTTTTTCCGTGTTGCATTTAAACCTGTGGCTACTATCCTGATGGAGCAGCATACAGTGAATCTTGATGGAGTTGATACTACAATGAAAGCAAAAGGAAGACACGATCCATGTGTACTTCCTCGGGCCGTTCCTATTGTTGAAGCTATGGCAGCCATGACAATTCTTGATTATTATCTGGTTGATAAAACAACACAATTATAA
- a CDS encoding NAD(P)H-dependent glycerol-3-phosphate dehydrogenase, with product MKLPGKIAIMGGGSWATAIAKIVLAQDESINWYMRRDDRIADFKRLGHNPAYLTGVKFDIKRINFSSNINDIVKSSDTLIFVTPSPYLKIHLKKLKTKMKDKFIITAIKGIVPDENLIVSEYLSQEYGVPEENIAVLGGPCHAEEVALERLSYLTVACPDKDKASIFARKLASNYIKTSVSDDVAGIEYGSVLKNVYSIAAGICSGLKYGDNFQAVLMSNAVQEMNRFLNTVYPINRSIDDSVYLGDLLVTAYSNFSRNRTFGTMIGRGYSVKSAQIEMEMIAEGYYGTKCIKEINKHYHVNMPILDAVYNILYERISPAIEIKLLTDSFR from the coding sequence ATGAAATTACCCGGAAAAATAGCAATAATGGGCGGAGGAAGCTGGGCTACAGCTATCGCAAAGATAGTTTTGGCTCAGGATGAAAGCATAAACTGGTATATGCGTCGCGATGACCGTATTGCAGATTTTAAACGTTTAGGTCATAATCCGGCATATCTTACAGGAGTGAAATTTGACATTAAACGGATAAACTTCAGTTCCAACATTAATGATATTGTAAAATCCTCAGATACTTTAATTTTTGTAACCCCTTCTCCCTATCTTAAAATTCACTTGAAAAAGTTGAAGACTAAGATGAAGGATAAGTTTATTATTACAGCAATAAAAGGAATCGTTCCGGATGAGAATCTGATTGTATCAGAATATCTATCACAAGAATACGGAGTTCCGGAAGAAAACATAGCTGTGCTTGGTGGACCATGTCACGCAGAGGAGGTTGCACTTGAACGCCTGTCCTACTTAACAGTAGCTTGTCCGGATAAAGACAAGGCAAGTATCTTTGCCCGCAAATTAGCTAGTAATTATATAAAGACATCCGTAAGTGATGATGTGGCAGGGATAGAATATGGTTCGGTACTTAAGAATGTGTACTCTATAGCTGCAGGAATTTGCAGCGGTTTAAAATATGGTGATAACTTTCAGGCAGTACTTATGTCTAATGCCGTTCAGGAAATGAACCGGTTCCTCAATACTGTGTATCCTATAAACCGTAGTATTGATGATTCTGTTTATCTGGGCGACCTTTTAGTTACAGCATATTCTAACTTTAGCCGTAACCGCACCTTTGGAACAATGATTGGAAGAGGCTATTCTGTAAAAAGTGCACAGATTGAGATGGAGATGATTGCCGAAGGTTATTATGGCACTAAATGCATAAAAGAGATAAATAAACATTATCACGTGAACATGCCTATACTTGATGCTGTTTATAATATCTTATACGAAAGAATTTCTCCCGCAATAGAAATTAAACTGTTAACTGATTCATTCAGATAA
- the lysS gene encoding lysine--tRNA ligase: MNLLELSEQEIIRRNSLNELRAMGIEPYPAAEYVTNAFSTDIKNEFVDDETAEPRKVSVAGRIMSRRVMGKASFVELQDSKGRIQIYITRDDICPDESKDLYTTVFKRLLDLGDFIGIEGFVFKTQMGEISIHAQKLTVLSKSIKPLPIVKYKDGVAYDAFEDPELRYRQRYVDLVVNEGVKDIFIKRNKVYSSMREYFNAKDYMEVETPVLQSIPGGASARPFMTHHNALDIPLYLRVADELYLKRLIVGGFEGVYEFSKNFRNEGMDRTHNPEFTCMEIYVSYKDYNWMMDFTEKMLDKICFDVNGTHEVKVGENIISFKAPFKRITMIDSIKEFTGIDINGMGENELREVCAKIGVEVDETMGKGKLIDEIFGEKCEGNYIQPTFITDYPIEMSPLCKRHRNNPELTERFELMVNGKELCNAYSELNDPIDQLGRFQDQLRLSEKGDDEAMFIDNDFVRALEYGMPPTSGMGIGMDRLVMLMTGQTTIQEVLFFPQMRPEKTIKKDSASKYMELGISEDWVPVIQKAGYNMVEDMKGVNPQKLHMEICGVNKKYKLELSSPSVNDVAEWINKLS, translated from the coding sequence ATGAACCTATTAGAACTAAGCGAACAGGAGATTATCAGACGAAACAGTCTGAATGAATTGCGTGCTATGGGCATTGAACCATATCCCGCAGCCGAGTACGTAACCAATGCTTTCTCTACCGATATAAAAAATGAATTTGTAGATGATGAAACTGCTGAACCACGTAAAGTATCTGTGGCCGGTCGTATCATGAGCCGTCGAGTGATGGGAAAAGCTTCCTTCGTTGAATTACAAGATTCCAAAGGAAGAATCCAGATTTATATAACTCGCGACGACATTTGTCCGGATGAGAGTAAAGATTTATACACCACTGTATTTAAACGTTTACTTGATTTAGGTGACTTTATAGGCATTGAGGGGTTCGTTTTCAAAACTCAAATGGGTGAAATCAGTATTCACGCACAAAAGCTTACAGTACTTTCCAAATCTATTAAGCCACTTCCTATCGTAAAATATAAGGATGGCGTAGCTTATGATGCTTTTGAAGATCCAGAACTTCGTTACCGTCAACGCTATGTTGACTTGGTAGTTAACGAAGGTGTGAAAGATATTTTTATTAAGCGCAATAAGGTTTATTCATCCATGCGTGAATACTTTAATGCAAAAGACTATATGGAGGTGGAAACTCCAGTTCTGCAATCTATTCCCGGAGGCGCTTCTGCACGTCCGTTTATGACACATCACAATGCGCTCGACATACCTTTGTATCTCCGTGTTGCTGATGAGCTTTATCTGAAGCGTCTTATCGTAGGAGGATTTGAAGGAGTTTATGAATTCTCAAAGAACTTCCGTAACGAAGGAATGGACCGTACCCACAATCCTGAGTTTACTTGTATGGAAATCTATGTTTCTTACAAAGATTATAACTGGATGATGGACTTCACCGAAAAGATGCTCGATAAAATCTGTTTCGATGTGAATGGTACTCATGAGGTAAAAGTGGGCGAAAATATAATCAGCTTCAAGGCTCCGTTCAAGCGGATTACCATGATTGACTCTATCAAAGAATTTACCGGCATTGACATTAATGGCATGGGCGAAAACGAACTTCGTGAAGTATGTGCTAAAATTGGTGTGGAAGTAGATGAAACTATGGGTAAAGGCAAACTGATTGACGAGATATTCGGTGAAAAATGTGAAGGAAACTATATCCAACCAACCTTTATCACTGATTATCCTATCGAGATGTCACCACTTTGCAAGCGTCACCGTAACAATCCTGAACTGACAGAACGTTTTGAATTGATGGTTAACGGAAAAGAGTTGTGTAATGCATATTCAGAGCTAAACGATCCGATTGATCAGCTTGGTCGTTTTCAAGATCAGCTTAGATTGAGTGAAAAGGGAGATGACGAAGCAATGTTCATTGATAATGATTTTGTACGCGCATTGGAATACGGTATGCCTCCTACATCAGGAATGGGTATCGGCATGGACCGTTTGGTTATGCTTATGACTGGTCAGACTACAATTCAGGAAGTATTATTCTTCCCACAGATGCGTCCTGAAAAAACTATAAAGAAAGATTCAGCAAGCAAATATATGGAATTGGGTATATCAGAAGACTGGGTACCTGTTATCCAAAAAGCCGGATATAATATGGTAGAAGATATGAAGGGTGTAAATCCTCAGAAACTACACATGGAAATATGTGGTGTAAACAAGAAATATAAGCTGGAATTAAGTAGTCCATCAGTCAACGACGTTGCAGAATGGATCAATAAGCTATCATAA
- a CDS encoding DUF5035 family protein, whose translation MKNIFFCTIIGALCLSSCSSDTTVTPPAIHIENCSVNGDVVSGTPSVKVGDVVEVSLNLVGSGSELVTFQAKANENEIKMSLADYEKDNVTTDKNFTNTTECQLRFVDGVKFSNVKVKATVQSVQEDLMKLKFYLSAKADCEGSELDVELKKDNSIK comes from the coding sequence ATGAAAAATATATTTTTTTGTACAATTATAGGTGCATTGTGTCTCTCTTCTTGTAGCTCAGATACTACTGTGACACCACCTGCAATTCATATAGAAAACTGTTCTGTAAATGGAGATGTTGTTTCTGGTACACCTTCTGTAAAGGTTGGAGATGTTGTTGAAGTATCGCTTAATCTTGTCGGAAGTGGTTCTGAATTAGTTACCTTTCAAGCTAAAGCTAATGAAAATGAAATTAAGATGTCTCTTGCTGATTATGAGAAAGATAATGTAACAACTGATAAGAATTTTACAAATACCACTGAATGCCAACTTAGATTTGTAGATGGAGTAAAATTCTCTAATGTGAAAGTAAAAGCAACAGTACAATCGGTGCAGGAAGATCTTATGAAATTGAAGTTCTACCTTTCTGCAAAAGCTGACTGTGAAGGGAGTGAACTGGATGTTGAACTTAAAAAAGATAATTCAATAAAATAA
- a CDS encoding glucose-6-phosphate isomerase, which produces MKNISLNIEKTLGFISKDAVYAYEAQVKACSEALHNGTGKGNDFLGWLNLPSSISKEHLADLKATAKVLRENCEVVVVAGIGGSYLGARAVIEALSDSFALLKEKKDGPVMIYAGHNISEDYISELTDYLKDKKFGVINISKSGTTTETALAFRLLKKLCEDQRGKETSKKCIVAVTDAKKGAAKVTADKEGYKTYVIPDNVGGRFSVLTPVGLLPVAVAGFDIEQLIAGAVKMEEECALNVPFSENPAAIYAATRNELYKSGKKIEILVNYHPKLHFVMEWWKQLYGESEGKENKGIFPAAVDFSTDLHSMGQWIQEGERSIYETVISIETPNRNLVVPSDEANLDGLNFLAGKRIDEVNKMAELGTQIAHVDGGVPNIHITMPQLNEYYIGQLFYFFEKACGISGYLLGVNPFNQPGVEAYKKNMFALLNKPGYEEESKAIQARL; this is translated from the coding sequence ATGAAGAATATTAGTTTAAACATCGAAAAGACTTTAGGATTTATTTCTAAAGATGCTGTATATGCTTATGAAGCTCAGGTGAAAGCTTGCAGTGAAGCATTACACAATGGCACAGGTAAAGGAAACGACTTTTTGGGATGGCTTAATCTTCCATCATCAATCAGTAAAGAACATTTAGCAGATCTTAAAGCAACCGCTAAGGTGCTTCGTGAAAACTGTGAAGTAGTGGTTGTAGCTGGCATCGGCGGCAGTTATTTAGGTGCACGTGCGGTAATTGAAGCTTTATCAGACAGCTTTGCTTTATTAAAGGAAAAGAAAGATGGCCCTGTTATGATCTATGCAGGTCACAACATTAGTGAAGATTACATCAGCGAACTGACTGACTATTTAAAAGATAAGAAGTTTGGTGTTATTAATATATCTAAATCGGGAACAACAACCGAAACAGCTTTGGCTTTCCGTCTGCTGAAAAAGCTATGTGAAGACCAAAGAGGTAAAGAAACATCAAAGAAATGTATTGTAGCAGTAACCGACGCTAAAAAAGGTGCCGCAAAAGTTACAGCCGACAAAGAAGGATACAAAACTTATGTTATACCTGACAATGTAGGCGGGCGTTTCTCTGTTCTTACTCCAGTAGGTTTGCTTCCTGTTGCTGTAGCTGGTTTCGACATTGAACAACTGATTGCCGGAGCTGTTAAAATGGAAGAAGAATGTGCACTAAACGTTCCTTTCAGTGAAAACCCTGCAGCTATCTATGCAGCTACTCGTAACGAACTTTATAAAAGCGGAAAGAAGATTGAAATATTAGTAAACTACCATCCTAAGCTTCACTTTGTAATGGAGTGGTGGAAGCAACTTTACGGAGAATCTGAAGGTAAGGAAAATAAAGGTATTTTCCCTGCTGCAGTAGACTTCTCTACAGACTTACACTCTATGGGACAATGGATTCAGGAAGGTGAACGTAGCATTTACGAAACTGTTATCTCCATTGAAACTCCAAACAGAAATTTAGTTGTACCTTCAGATGAAGCAAATCTTGACGGGCTCAATTTCCTTGCAGGGAAACGCATTGACGAAGTGAATAAGATGGCCGAATTAGGTACACAAATTGCTCACGTAGACGGTGGTGTTCCTAATATCCACATTACTATGCCACAATTGAACGAATATTATATCGGTCAGCTGTTCTATTTCTTTGAGAAAGCATGTGGTATCAGCGGTTATCTACTTGGAGTAAATCCATTTAACCAACCAGGGGTAGAGGCTTACAAGAAAAACATGTTTGCATTGCTCAACAAGCCTGGTTACGAAGAAGAATCAAAAGCTATACAGGCACGTCTGTAA
- a CDS encoding dipeptidase — translation MKHIQSYITQHEVRMMNELFSLIRIPSISALPEHKEDMQACAQRWKELLLEAGVDRAQVMASSGNPVVYGEKIVNPEAKTVLVYAHYDVMPVEPLDLWKSDPFEPEIKDGKIWARGADDDKGQAFIQVKAFEYLLEHQLLKNNVKFIFEGEEEIGSPSLEQFCREHKELLKADVILVSDTSMLGADLPSLTTGLRGVAYWDIEVKGPNRDLHSGHFGGAVANPINVLCGMLNRIIDENGKITIPHFYDEVEEVPDAERAMIAQIPFDEEKYKKSIGVNELTGEKGYSTLERNSCRPSFDICGIWGGHTGEGSKTIIPSKAYAKVSCRLVPNQQHLVINQLFKDYIEQTAPNTVQVKVTPSHSGQAYMCPITHPAYLAAEKGFETAFGKKPLAVRRGGSIPIISTFEEVLGIKTVLMGFGLESNAIHSPNESFSLDIFRKGIEAVAEFHLAYSKNK, via the coding sequence ATGAAACATATACAATCTTACATCACCCAGCACGAAGTCAGGATGATGAATGAGCTTTTCAGTTTAATACGTATTCCTTCTATCAGCGCTTTGCCGGAGCATAAAGAAGATATGCAGGCATGCGCACAACGATGGAAAGAATTATTACTTGAAGCAGGAGTAGACAGGGCTCAAGTGATGGCTTCTTCAGGAAATCCTGTTGTTTATGGAGAAAAAATTGTGAATCCTGAAGCTAAGACCGTTTTAGTATATGCTCATTATGATGTAATGCCGGTTGAGCCACTTGATTTATGGAAATCAGACCCGTTTGAGCCGGAGATCAAAGATGGAAAAATATGGGCTAGAGGAGCGGATGACGATAAAGGTCAAGCATTTATTCAGGTTAAAGCATTTGAATACTTGCTTGAGCATCAGCTTTTAAAGAACAATGTTAAGTTTATTTTTGAAGGAGAAGAAGAAATTGGTTCTCCCAGTTTGGAACAATTTTGCAGAGAACATAAGGAGTTATTAAAAGCAGATGTGATCCTTGTTTCAGATACCAGTATGTTAGGAGCAGATCTTCCTTCACTCACAACTGGTTTACGGGGAGTAGCTTACTGGGATATAGAGGTAAAAGGACCTAACCGCGACCTGCATTCAGGACACTTCGGAGGCGCTGTTGCTAATCCTATTAATGTTTTATGCGGAATGCTAAATAGAATTATTGACGAAAACGGAAAAATAACTATTCCTCATTTTTATGATGAGGTAGAAGAAGTTCCGGATGCAGAAAGAGCCATGATTGCTCAAATTCCATTTGATGAAGAAAAATACAAGAAATCCATTGGTGTAAATGAGCTAACCGGAGAAAAAGGTTATTCCACATTAGAGCGCAACAGTTGTCGCCCGTCATTTGATATTTGTGGCATCTGGGGTGGACACACAGGTGAAGGATCAAAAACAATTATACCTTCTAAAGCATATGCGAAAGTATCTTGCCGGCTGGTCCCTAATCAGCAACATCTAGTTATCAATCAATTATTTAAAGATTATATAGAGCAAACGGCACCGAACACTGTGCAGGTAAAAGTTACTCCTTCACATAGCGGACAAGCGTATATGTGTCCTATCACTCACCCAGCCTACCTTGCTGCTGAAAAGGGCTTTGAAACAGCCTTTGGCAAGAAACCTCTGGCTGTACGCCGCGGAGGAAGTATTCCTATTATCTCCACATTCGAAGAAGTTCTGGGGATAAAAACAGTATTAATGGGCTTTGGATTGGAATCCAATGCTATTCATTCGCCTAATGAAAGTTTCTCACTAGACATTTTTCGCAAAGGAATTGAAGCTGTTGCCGAGTTTCATCTGGCTTATTCGAAAAATAAATAA
- a CDS encoding HAD-IA family hydrolase produces MFQSAINQYLNTHKHSSLPLKAVLFDMDGVLFDSMPYHANAWHTIMEERGLHLSKEEAYLHEGRTGSGTINLICQRQFGRDATEKEIEEIYKAKTAAFNSHPLAEKMEGSWEVLTKVKRDGLFSMVVTGSGQATLLNRLNENFPDTFKSELMVTAFDVKYGKPNPEPYLMALNKGSLKANEAIVVENAPLGVQAATAAGIFTIAVNTGPLDNQVLLDAGANVLFPSMQAFCDSWEDLLKEFNSASSLS; encoded by the coding sequence ATGTTTCAATCCGCTATTAATCAATATTTAAATACCCACAAGCACTCTTCTCTTCCACTTAAAGCCGTTTTGTTCGACATGGATGGTGTTCTATTTGATTCTATGCCTTACCATGCTAATGCCTGGCATACAATTATGGAAGAAAGAGGATTGCACTTATCAAAAGAAGAAGCATATTTGCACGAAGGGCGTACAGGATCGGGAACTATAAATCTTATCTGTCAGCGCCAATTTGGTAGAGATGCTACAGAAAAAGAAATAGAAGAGATTTATAAAGCGAAAACCGCGGCATTCAACAGCCATCCACTTGCCGAAAAAATGGAAGGATCCTGGGAGGTTCTTACAAAAGTAAAGCGTGATGGTTTGTTCTCAATGGTTGTAACCGGTTCAGGCCAGGCAACCTTACTGAACCGTCTGAATGAAAACTTCCCGGATACATTTAAATCAGAACTAATGGTTACTGCTTTCGATGTGAAATATGGAAAACCAAATCCTGAGCCTTACTTAATGGCTCTGAATAAAGGAAGTCTGAAAGCAAATGAAGCAATTGTGGTTGAGAATGCACCTCTTGGTGTACAAGCTGCTACAGCTGCCGGTATCTTTACTATAGCCGTAAACACGGGCCCATTGGATAATCAGGTTCTTCTTGATGCTGGAGCCAATGTTCTTTTTCCATCTATGCAGGCATTCTGTGATTCATGGGAAGATCTTTTAAAAGAATTCAACAGCGCAAGCTCACTCTCCTGA